In a genomic window of Pedobacter sp. KBS0701:
- a CDS encoding metallophosphoesterase: protein MRTLKISIYLLFTFLLLVSKNGLAQVFIPAGGIVYPFRASPAIVKTGTQFHILYNNKAQHQIDSIVLKGPYNRVLLKIDSISKGRFEYDTYTTMYTNNKIWVTVPQGRPQDMYDLMVYAAGEVEISRRSVKLVKQFSPKHSFIHITDTHISRNWVGSADNGFAEELQLMDRFITVANIISPDLVIVTGDLIHDYTRFNKDARGWGGDTIKGYTKLPTIEEKYRNYFEGAQGYRGVQYINAPVFSVPGNHDFYGMNEDDHPAKAAQWNALCGIRVSGLAYAGTRFMFIDDYLGDQEKDIPNKKPMSGLQGKILRNFLALNGPGQLRIMAQHRHDRADTGFLNEQKIGLIVNGHIHTPHVDTLGKTPTIRIRPGVVCRSGENHRWEQILGFFRIIRIDGEKFTYTDPLRFCSNPTDAYNKIKLNLTLTFKSNNAGLATSNVAVIGNKLPVELPGCRVRFVMKKGAYLVSGGRVFQQFNNGKLTIVDVDADVNAGTVKKVSINLKH, encoded by the coding sequence ATGAGAACACTAAAAATTAGCATATACTTACTTTTTACCTTCCTTTTGCTGGTAAGCAAAAATGGGCTTGCTCAGGTTTTTATCCCGGCGGGAGGAATCGTCTACCCTTTTCGGGCCTCGCCTGCCATCGTAAAAACGGGAACACAATTTCATATCCTGTACAATAATAAGGCCCAGCATCAAATTGATTCCATTGTACTCAAAGGTCCTTATAACAGGGTTTTGTTAAAGATAGATTCAATATCCAAAGGGAGGTTCGAATACGATACCTATACCACCATGTACACCAACAATAAGATCTGGGTAACTGTACCGCAAGGCCGTCCGCAAGATATGTATGACCTTATGGTCTATGCCGCAGGAGAAGTTGAAATTTCCCGACGATCGGTTAAACTGGTTAAGCAATTTTCTCCGAAGCACAGCTTTATCCATATCACCGATACGCATATTTCCCGTAACTGGGTTGGATCTGCCGATAATGGCTTTGCTGAAGAACTGCAGCTAATGGACCGGTTTATTACGGTTGCCAACATCATCTCACCCGACCTTGTTATTGTAACCGGAGATCTGATCCATGACTATACCCGATTTAATAAGGATGCCCGCGGCTGGGGTGGCGATACTATTAAGGGATACACCAAACTGCCCACCATAGAAGAAAAATACAGAAACTATTTTGAGGGTGCCCAAGGCTACAGAGGTGTGCAATATATCAATGCTCCGGTATTCTCGGTTCCGGGAAACCACGATTTTTATGGGATGAATGAAGATGACCATCCCGCTAAAGCTGCCCAATGGAATGCTTTATGCGGCATTAGGGTTTCTGGACTCGCCTATGCAGGCACCAGGTTTATGTTTATCGACGACTATCTGGGAGATCAGGAGAAAGACATTCCCAATAAAAAACCGATGTCGGGCCTGCAAGGCAAAATACTTCGAAATTTCCTGGCTCTTAACGGACCTGGCCAGTTGCGGATTATGGCACAACATCGTCATGATCGGGCTGACACCGGCTTCCTCAACGAACAAAAAATTGGCTTAATTGTAAATGGACATATCCACACGCCCCACGTAGATACGCTGGGCAAAACACCTACCATTAGAATTAGACCAGGAGTAGTGTGCAGGAGTGGCGAAAATCACCGATGGGAACAAATTCTTGGGTTTTTCCGCATTATCCGCATTGATGGAGAAAAATTCACTTATACCGACCCTCTACGCTTCTGCTCCAACCCTACCGATGCCTATAACAAGATTAAACTGAACTTAACGCTCACATTTAAGTCTAACAATGCTGGGTTAGCCACCAGTAATGTTGCCGTAATTGGAAATAAGTTACCAGTCGAACTTCCTGGCTGCAGGGTAAGATTTGTAATGAAAAAAGGCGCATATTTGGTTTCTGGCGGCCGTGTTTTCCAACAATTCAACAACGGCAAGCTAACCATTGTTGATGTTGATGCAGATGTAAATGCCGGAACCGTTAAAAAAGTAAGTATTAATTTAAAGCACTAA
- the treF gene encoding alpha,alpha-trehalase TreF translates to MSQQKQNLKHYFFKTTMFVCFLLISSQLFAQKELSPRATYPDLFEKVQLARIYLDSKSFADAIPKMQPSKIMAAYQSQKDLKEFNLKAFVNTYFSLPENHNAIYQSDISAGIEKHLDTLWTVLKRNPDTATKFQTSLIPLPKLYIVPGGRFREIYYWDSYFTMLGLQKAGKTEIMKDMIDNFAYLINTYGFIPNGNRSYYLTRSQPPFFAAMVQLLTQNNPDYKISEYKGALEKEYNFWMKGSATLKNGQAANHAVKLADGTILNRYYDAGDQPREESYREDFEAAKLTKQHPSVFLRNVRSAAESGWDFSSRWFADGKSFNQIITTDLLPVDLNTLIYNLEIAIAEANKQSGNTTKAALFTAKANKRKAAILKYFWNPKQIFFTDYNWKSKRLSNQITLAASFPLYFKIATPQQAKAVSERIEKDFLKTGGLITTLTTTKEQWDAPNAWAPLQYVSIQGLHHYGYHQLADTITTRWINQNIAVFKETGKLMEKYNVVETSGKGGGGEYPLQDGFGWTNGVLLKLMKK, encoded by the coding sequence ATGAGCCAGCAAAAACAAAATCTCAAACACTACTTCTTTAAAACAACGATGTTTGTTTGTTTTCTATTGATCTCGAGTCAGTTATTTGCGCAGAAAGAATTAAGTCCGAGAGCGACCTACCCGGATTTATTTGAGAAAGTACAATTGGCGAGAATTTATCTGGATAGTAAATCTTTCGCAGATGCGATTCCTAAAATGCAACCTTCGAAAATAATGGCTGCTTATCAATCGCAGAAAGACTTGAAGGAATTTAATTTAAAAGCGTTTGTTAATACATATTTCTCTTTGCCCGAAAATCATAATGCCATTTACCAATCGGATATTAGCGCCGGTATTGAGAAGCATTTGGATACGTTATGGACGGTTCTGAAGCGAAATCCTGATACAGCTACAAAGTTCCAAACCTCATTAATCCCTTTACCAAAACTCTACATTGTTCCTGGCGGGAGATTTAGAGAAATTTATTATTGGGACTCGTACTTTACGATGTTAGGTTTGCAAAAGGCGGGTAAAACAGAAATCATGAAAGATATGATTGATAATTTCGCTTATCTGATTAATACATACGGCTTTATCCCGAATGGGAACAGAAGCTACTATTTAACCCGTTCTCAGCCTCCGTTTTTTGCGGCAATGGTTCAGTTGCTTACTCAAAATAATCCTGATTATAAAATAAGCGAATACAAAGGTGCGCTGGAAAAAGAGTATAATTTCTGGATGAAAGGTTCGGCAACATTAAAAAACGGGCAGGCCGCAAATCACGCTGTAAAATTAGCTGATGGAACTATTTTAAACCGTTATTATGATGCCGGCGACCAGCCCCGTGAGGAATCTTACCGGGAAGATTTTGAAGCTGCAAAATTAACAAAACAACACCCATCAGTTTTTCTTCGCAATGTACGTTCCGCAGCAGAATCTGGCTGGGACTTTAGCAGCAGGTGGTTTGCTGATGGGAAAAGCTTTAATCAGATCATCACAACTGATTTGTTACCCGTTGATTTGAATACTTTAATTTACAATTTGGAAATTGCGATAGCTGAAGCGAATAAACAATCGGGAAATACCACTAAAGCAGCTTTGTTTACGGCAAAAGCCAATAAACGTAAAGCTGCCATTTTAAAGTACTTTTGGAATCCGAAACAGATTTTTTTTACAGATTACAACTGGAAAAGTAAGCGTCTATCTAATCAAATTACCTTAGCCGCTTCATTTCCTCTTTATTTTAAAATTGCTACACCACAACAGGCAAAAGCTGTTTCAGAAAGAATTGAGAAAGATTTTTTGAAAACAGGTGGTCTGATTACCACACTTACTACAACTAAAGAGCAATGGGATGCGCCAAACGCCTGGGCGCCTTTACAATATGTAAGTATTCAGGGATTACACCATTACGGTTATCATCAACTTGCCGATACGATCACGACCCGATGGATAAACCAGAACATTGCTGTTTTTAAAGAAACCGGAAAGTTAATGGAAAAATATAATGTGGTCGAAACTTCGGGCAAAGGTGGTGGCGGTGAATACCCGCTACAGGACGGTTTCGGCTGGACAAACGGCGTACTTTTGAAACTTATGAAAAAGTAA
- a CDS encoding heparinase II/III family protein: MTFKKLLFLALVLCHYYGVMAQVDTSSYIFGLYQAKNSTGVFAAVDHIKKTNKEMLRAQINALPDNAKKQIIAGTDAALERPWTLLTLSEFNEFKTTGNRVNYENNYFARRNKLNILMIGELVANDGRYLNEIVNGLGLICEESTWALPAHMSLQKAGNGLPDVNEPVIDLFASHTGMILSYAKYLFGDKFSVSYPLLNERIDAELKKRIFDPYLNRDDFWWMGFHTSKKMNNWNIFTNTNVLSSAILAEDDASRRKSMIEKSMKSVDIFLNSYSPDGGCDEGPSYWGIAGGALIDYIDLLSVFSNHQLDFSKSELIHQIGAYIYKVHIDQNYYVNFADATASNAQDPTKVYKFGKLYQDKKLLEYAAYIRKINNGDQTFDLGNINGFVNSLAARDEFKSLNPAAPQLKYAWLNDVQVLTARQNEGSATGLFLAVKGGNNAESHNHNDIGNFIVYKDGTPLIIDAGVGVYNKQTFGPDRYKIWNTRSDWHNCPTINGAVQEAGKSYQATEVSFENKGDVTKLSMELSTAYPKEAQVDTWKRAFIFEHQTEVIKLREDFKLSAFRTSSSLSFLINGTISALAKGNLQIRNPQGKTISLIFDPQVFDFEVELKKIDDARLAASWPANLSRLILKRKSKKLTGWHQIEIRN; encoded by the coding sequence ATGACCTTTAAGAAATTGCTTTTTTTAGCCCTTGTTTTATGCCATTATTATGGAGTAATGGCCCAGGTGGACACCAGCTCCTACATCTTCGGTTTGTACCAGGCAAAAAACAGCACCGGGGTATTCGCTGCTGTTGACCATATCAAAAAGACCAATAAGGAAATGCTTAGGGCACAAATTAATGCCTTGCCAGACAATGCAAAGAAACAAATTATTGCAGGCACAGATGCTGCTTTAGAAAGGCCATGGACATTATTAACCTTAAGCGAGTTTAATGAATTTAAAACTACAGGCAACAGGGTAAATTATGAGAATAACTACTTCGCCCGTAGAAACAAATTAAACATTTTAATGATTGGAGAACTGGTGGCCAATGATGGCAGATATTTAAATGAAATTGTAAATGGACTTGGACTCATCTGCGAAGAAAGTACCTGGGCATTACCTGCTCACATGAGCCTCCAAAAGGCCGGTAACGGTTTGCCCGACGTAAATGAGCCTGTTATTGATCTCTTTGCAAGCCATACCGGCATGATTTTATCGTATGCGAAGTATTTGTTTGGAGATAAATTTAGTGTCTCTTATCCCCTATTAAATGAAAGAATTGATGCAGAATTAAAAAAGCGCATATTCGATCCCTACCTTAACAGGGACGATTTTTGGTGGATGGGTTTCCATACCAGCAAAAAAATGAACAACTGGAATATTTTCACCAATACGAATGTGCTCAGTTCGGCCATATTAGCGGAAGATGATGCCAGCCGACGGAAATCGATGATCGAAAAATCGATGAAAAGCGTTGATATCTTCCTCAATTCGTATAGCCCTGACGGAGGCTGTGACGAAGGCCCCTCCTATTGGGGAATAGCTGGCGGTGCGCTGATAGATTATATCGACCTGCTTTCGGTATTTTCCAACCATCAGTTAGATTTCTCTAAAAGTGAACTTATCCATCAGATAGGTGCTTACATTTACAAGGTCCACATCGATCAAAATTATTATGTAAATTTTGCCGATGCTACTGCATCAAACGCCCAGGATCCCACGAAGGTTTATAAGTTTGGCAAATTATATCAAGATAAAAAGCTGTTGGAGTATGCAGCATACATCAGAAAAATAAATAACGGCGACCAGACTTTTGACCTCGGTAACATCAATGGCTTTGTAAATTCTTTAGCAGCAAGGGATGAATTCAAATCCCTTAATCCAGCGGCACCTCAATTAAAATATGCCTGGCTAAATGATGTTCAGGTACTTACGGCCAGACAGAACGAAGGAAGCGCTACAGGCCTGTTTCTTGCCGTGAAAGGTGGCAACAATGCAGAAAGCCATAACCATAACGATATCGGCAACTTTATAGTTTACAAAGACGGCACCCCCCTGATTATTGATGCTGGTGTAGGCGTATATAACAAGCAGACATTTGGACCTGATCGGTATAAAATTTGGAACACCAGGTCTGATTGGCATAATTGCCCAACCATAAATGGTGCAGTGCAAGAGGCCGGAAAAAGTTATCAGGCCACAGAGGTATCCTTTGAAAATAAAGGAGATGTCACCAAACTTTCGATGGAACTGTCAACGGCCTACCCAAAAGAGGCACAGGTAGATACCTGGAAGAGAGCTTTCATATTTGAGCATCAGACAGAGGTTATTAAATTGAGGGAAGATTTTAAGCTGAGTGCATTTAGAACAAGTTCGTCATTAAGTTTTCTCATCAACGGCACTATATCGGCCTTAGCGAAAGGAAATCTCCAGATCAGAAACCCTCAGGGAAAAACCATATCGTTAATTTTTGATCCACAGGTATTTGATTTTGAAGTTGAACTGAAAAAAATAGATGATGCAAGATTAGCAGCGTCATGGCCCGCTAATTTGAGTAGGCTAATCTTAAAACGAAAAAGCAAAAAACTAACTGGTTGGCACCAAATTGAAATTAGAAACTAA
- a CDS encoding FAD-binding protein, translating to MKHYIAIIIGAGQAGVPLANSLAKAGKKTAIIERAFVFDFCCHFLFLMTSYNTPATF from the coding sequence ATGAAACATTACATTGCGATAATTATTGGTGCCGGCCAGGCAGGAGTACCGCTGGCAAACAGCCTCGCAAAGGCAGGAAAAAAAACTGCAATTATCGAAAGAGCGTTTGTCTTTGATTTTTGTTGCCATTTTTTGTTTTTAATGACAAGCTACAACACACCTGCTACATTTTAG
- a CDS encoding sialate O-acetylesterase, whose translation MYTLAITNHIIRKVFLAMGFIIFLAGHCFSQNTDFELYILIGQSNMAGRGIITPEFQKQGHPRVFTFTKDHKWLPARNPLHFDKPKADGVGPGLAFGIDMANANANVKIGLIPCAVGGTSIERWKPGAFDKSTSTHPYDDALLRIREAMKCGVVKGVLWHQGEANSSEEKARLYLAQLDTLIKSIRKEVGNPNLPFIVGELGRYRAQYALINAELAKVPQNIPFTGLATSEGLVHKGDSTHFDGPSATSLGHRFAKKMIEVQSWHSKQ comes from the coding sequence ATGTACACACTAGCTATAACCAATCATATTATAAGAAAAGTATTTTTAGCCATGGGCTTCATCATTTTCCTAGCTGGCCATTGCTTTTCCCAGAACACTGATTTTGAACTTTATATTCTCATTGGGCAGTCGAACATGGCTGGGAGGGGAATCATAACACCCGAATTTCAAAAACAGGGCCACCCGAGGGTTTTTACGTTCACGAAGGATCATAAATGGCTACCTGCCAGAAACCCGCTGCACTTTGATAAGCCCAAAGCAGATGGTGTAGGCCCCGGATTAGCCTTTGGAATAGACATGGCCAACGCAAATGCTAACGTTAAGATCGGTCTGATCCCATGTGCCGTTGGCGGAACTTCAATAGAACGATGGAAGCCGGGAGCTTTCGATAAGTCTACCAGTACCCATCCCTATGATGATGCCCTACTTCGCATTAGGGAAGCCATGAAATGTGGAGTTGTTAAAGGTGTACTCTGGCATCAGGGTGAAGCCAACAGCTCAGAGGAGAAAGCCAGGTTGTACCTGGCACAACTGGATACGCTTATAAAATCCATTAGAAAAGAAGTAGGCAACCCAAACTTACCTTTTATTGTGGGCGAACTTGGCCGCTATAGAGCGCAATACGCGTTAATTAATGCCGAACTTGCTAAAGTACCGCAAAACATACCATTTACGGGCCTGGCAACTTCTGAGGGCCTGGTTCATAAAGGAGATAGTACCCATTTCGATGGCCCTTCGGCAACTAGCCTGGGGCACCGCTTTGCAAAAAAGATGATTGAAGTACAAAGCTGGCATAGCAAACAATAG
- a CDS encoding DUF5017 domain-containing protein, with protein MKTKYLTGKLAILLVLLFLGCKKETVDMPEFNATVNKTTFKLGDTVIFKLDGDPDFVSFYSGEYLNNYSFIGGRKIDIQSISLSFQSRVQNGNQANQLSVYLSSDFNGKFDMESIRAGNFKNVTDLVTLGSANAVYAPSGTLDLSTLVTDRTKPLYVAFRYVTKPQDAATGTQRTWTIRDLALNTVTELGKNAAIDQLTAAWTLVQSGPIIEPNRSSITQSNGQIVFRGNITNEGKLVETDFWAVSKAVDLNTIILGPDKSIPIKGISETLPSVYKYIYTKPGVYKAVFATSNNRINSKKELLKEIEITIVP; from the coding sequence ATGAAAACAAAATATTTAACAGGAAAACTTGCGATACTACTGGTACTGCTTTTCCTTGGTTGTAAAAAGGAGACTGTAGATATGCCTGAATTCAACGCTACCGTTAATAAAACCACTTTTAAATTGGGCGACACGGTTATTTTCAAGTTAGATGGCGATCCGGATTTTGTTTCCTTTTACTCTGGAGAGTACCTGAACAATTATTCATTCATCGGTGGAAGGAAAATAGATATTCAATCCATTTCTCTTTCTTTTCAGTCACGGGTTCAGAATGGAAACCAGGCGAATCAGCTTAGTGTATATCTATCTTCAGATTTTAACGGAAAATTTGATATGGAATCTATAAGGGCAGGAAATTTTAAAAACGTTACAGATTTAGTCACCTTAGGTTCTGCAAACGCTGTATATGCTCCTTCCGGCACACTAGATTTATCAACCCTGGTTACCGATAGAACCAAACCTTTATATGTTGCATTTCGTTACGTTACAAAACCTCAGGATGCGGCGACCGGCACGCAAAGGACATGGACCATTAGGGATTTGGCCCTTAATACGGTAACAGAATTAGGAAAAAATGCAGCAATTGATCAATTAACTGCAGCCTGGACACTGGTACAGTCCGGGCCAATAATTGAGCCAAACAGAAGTTCGATTACGCAGAGTAATGGACAGATTGTTTTCCGTGGCAACATTACAAATGAAGGAAAACTGGTGGAAACCGACTTCTGGGCAGTAAGTAAAGCTGTAGATTTGAATACAATTATACTAGGGCCAGATAAAAGCATTCCAATCAAGGGCATTTCTGAAACCCTGCCATCAGTTTACAAATACATTTACACCAAACCTGGTGTTTATAAAGCTGTATTTGCCACATCAAATAACCGGATAAATTCCAAAAAAGAACTTTTAAAGGAAATAGAAATTACGATAGTACCATGA
- a CDS encoding RagB/SusD family nutrient uptake outer membrane protein gives MKNKYILCLGVIAITFSACTKLDEDLHGQVNSGTLTQGNVPGLISATYIAMRGPYQAPWNWSALQEVTSDEAIVPTRAGDWDDNGAWRALHLHRWAADDGRISGVFRDLNSVSYAATTVLRFNPTPAQAAEARFLRAFAQFSILDGWGQVPYRETGEGVTLPSKVRNAAEEIAYLISELTAIIPDLPNGPANVANKNAAKTLLMKVYLNKGAFLNRAAPTFDAADMAKVITLADEIATGGYVLSANYFDNFAPTNNVLSKENIFTAENTAGNDGSDLDGQWKCTLHYNQNPNGYNGFSSLSNFYDKFEAGDKRRGGAYTGQTNVSGVRVGFLVGQQFDQNGAALKDRKGNPLAFTPEVAIIERDPNHLEVAGIRVIKYPIDYANTGSKKPDNDWVYFRYSDVLLMKAEAQLRTSQTAQALILVNSLRTVRGASTLTSLTLDVLLDERGRELYWESFRRQDLIRFGKYLAAWQEKPASDAKYLLFPIPDNQLGNPNLVQNPGY, from the coding sequence ATGAAAAATAAATATATTTTATGCCTGGGAGTAATAGCGATTACTTTTTCGGCTTGTACAAAACTTGATGAAGATCTGCACGGACAAGTAAATTCGGGAACACTTACTCAGGGAAATGTACCAGGGTTAATTTCTGCGACTTATATTGCAATGAGAGGCCCGTATCAGGCACCCTGGAATTGGTCTGCCTTACAGGAGGTAACCTCAGATGAAGCAATTGTACCTACAAGAGCCGGTGACTGGGATGATAATGGTGCATGGAGAGCGCTTCATTTACATAGATGGGCCGCAGATGACGGAAGAATATCCGGTGTCTTCAGGGATTTAAATAGTGTCAGTTATGCAGCTACTACTGTTTTAAGATTTAATCCTACTCCAGCGCAAGCTGCTGAAGCTCGTTTTCTTAGGGCTTTCGCCCAATTTTCTATTTTAGATGGCTGGGGGCAAGTTCCTTACCGTGAAACTGGAGAAGGTGTAACACTTCCTTCCAAGGTTAGAAATGCAGCCGAAGAAATTGCTTATTTGATTAGTGAACTCACTGCTATTATTCCTGATTTACCAAATGGTCCGGCAAATGTGGCGAATAAAAATGCGGCTAAAACACTTTTAATGAAAGTTTACCTGAACAAAGGTGCTTTCTTAAACCGTGCTGCGCCAACTTTCGATGCAGCAGATATGGCTAAAGTAATCACTTTAGCTGATGAAATAGCAACTGGCGGGTACGTATTGTCAGCTAACTATTTCGATAACTTTGCCCCCACGAACAATGTTTTATCTAAAGAAAATATTTTTACTGCAGAAAATACTGCTGGAAATGATGGTAGCGATTTAGACGGTCAGTGGAAATGCACCTTACACTATAACCAAAATCCTAATGGCTATAATGGCTTCTCTTCGCTATCGAACTTTTATGACAAATTCGAAGCGGGCGATAAAAGAAGGGGTGGAGCTTACACCGGACAAACAAATGTTTCTGGCGTCAGAGTAGGCTTTCTTGTTGGTCAGCAGTTTGACCAAAATGGAGCTGCTTTAAAAGACAGGAAAGGTAATCCTTTGGCATTTACACCAGAGGTTGCCATCATCGAGCGCGATCCGAACCACCTTGAAGTTGCAGGTATTCGTGTAATTAAATATCCAATTGATTATGCCAATACTGGTTCGAAGAAACCGGATAACGACTGGGTTTATTTCCGTTACTCGGATGTTTTGTTAATGAAAGCTGAAGCGCAGTTAAGAACATCGCAAACGGCGCAGGCTTTAATATTGGTAAATTCATTAAGAACAGTTAGAGGTGCTTCTACTTTGACTAGCCTAACTCTGGATGTTTTGCTAGATGAACGCGGTCGCGAGCTTTACTGGGAAAGTTTCAGAAGACAGGATTTAATCCGTTTTGGGAAATACCTTGCAGCCTGGCAGGAAAAACCAGCCAGTGATGCTAAATATTTGTTATTTCCAATCCCTGATAATCAGCTTGGTAATCCAAACCTGGTTCAAAATCCAGGCTATTAA
- a CDS encoding glycoside hydrolase family 65 protein has translation MKKNVLFLLLAIVTLNSNAQDPWKISADRIDPNKYFGITAANGIIGIVSSPQPFKVKNVVLAGTFDTYGRGRVSNFLNGFNLLNMYIEIDGRRLDDQNTSNMLQQLDMKHGAFTTQLLYGKKANIKYTYYALRHLPFTVLMDVSITANEDLKFTAASVMETPDALRDVENYYNEIDRPHVTLSLLTSTAKSPTGKLQLCASNSFLFTELHGSEPKIIHEMWDNNSHLMKFSKTLKAGESYTYSVIGSTISSAQHADPLNEAERMTIFAKLEGHDRLLKYHNAAWDDLWKSDILIDGAPQTQQDVHSMLYHLTSFSRAGTSYSLSPMGLSGLGYNGHVFWDTDIWMFPALLVLHPDIAKSLIEYRFERLEAAKRNAFSHGFKGAMYPWESADTGVEETPVWALSGPFEHHISADVALAAWNYYCVTQDKVWLKEKGWPILSQTADFWASRVERNGPNQYDIKNVVAADEWAENVDNNAFTNAAAKLNLKNANLAAAILGLPQNKDWELVEKNIPVLTFPDGVTKEHATYKGEGIKQADVNLLAYPLKSITDKCQIVKDLAYYETRIPDEGTPAMTHAIFALLYARTGNAEKAYKYFTEAYQPNLNPPFRVIAETKGGTNPYFATGAGGVLQSMLMGFGGLDITNKGIIQIPSVLPSKWKSLKITGVGMEKKTFSVANKN, from the coding sequence ATGAAAAAAAATGTACTTTTCTTGTTGCTTGCGATAGTAACATTAAATTCAAACGCTCAAGACCCATGGAAAATAAGTGCTGATAGAATCGACCCTAATAAATATTTCGGAATAACAGCTGCCAACGGCATCATTGGTATTGTTTCCTCACCACAGCCATTTAAAGTTAAAAACGTGGTATTGGCTGGTACGTTTGATACCTATGGGCGCGGTCGTGTAAGCAATTTTCTTAACGGTTTCAACTTACTGAATATGTATATCGAAATTGATGGCAGAAGGCTTGATGACCAAAATACCAGCAACATGCTGCAGCAATTAGACATGAAGCATGGGGCTTTTACAACGCAATTGCTTTATGGCAAAAAAGCGAATATTAAATACACCTATTACGCATTACGCCATTTGCCATTTACGGTTTTAATGGATGTAAGCATCACGGCGAATGAAGATTTAAAATTCACTGCGGCAAGTGTGATGGAAACTCCGGATGCGCTTCGCGATGTTGAGAATTATTATAACGAAATAGACAGGCCGCATGTTACTTTAAGCCTGCTCACCTCAACTGCGAAAAGCCCCACAGGTAAATTGCAGCTATGTGCATCGAACAGTTTTTTGTTTACAGAGCTCCATGGCAGTGAGCCAAAAATTATCCACGAAATGTGGGATAATAACAGCCATTTAATGAAGTTCAGTAAAACGCTAAAGGCAGGTGAAAGCTATACTTATTCGGTTATTGGCAGTACGATAAGTTCTGCTCAACATGCGGATCCACTTAATGAGGCAGAAAGAATGACCATTTTTGCAAAGCTTGAGGGGCACGACCGACTACTTAAATATCATAATGCAGCCTGGGATGATTTGTGGAAATCGGATATTTTAATTGATGGAGCCCCGCAAACGCAGCAGGATGTACATAGCATGTTGTATCACCTCACTTCATTCTCGCGCGCGGGAACTTCCTATTCACTTTCTCCAATGGGCTTATCAGGCTTAGGCTATAACGGACATGTGTTCTGGGATACAGATATCTGGATGTTTCCGGCTCTCCTTGTGCTTCATCCTGATATTGCAAAATCATTGATTGAATATAGATTTGAACGACTGGAAGCAGCAAAACGGAATGCTTTTTCACATGGATTTAAGGGCGCTATGTATCCCTGGGAAAGTGCGGATACAGGCGTAGAAGAAACGCCTGTTTGGGCTTTAAGTGGCCCTTTTGAACACCATATTTCTGCCGATGTTGCATTGGCCGCATGGAATTATTATTGCGTAACTCAGGATAAAGTTTGGCTTAAAGAAAAGGGCTGGCCCATTCTGTCACAAACTGCCGATTTTTGGGCAAGTAGGGTAGAGCGTAACGGACCTAACCAATATGATATCAAAAATGTGGTGGCCGCTGATGAATGGGCGGAAAATGTAGATAATAATGCTTTTACAAACGCAGCTGCCAAATTGAATTTAAAAAATGCTAACCTGGCTGCAGCAATTTTAGGCTTGCCTCAAAATAAAGATTGGGAACTGGTCGAAAAAAACATTCCCGTTTTAACCTTTCCTGATGGTGTAACCAAAGAACATGCAACTTATAAAGGTGAAGGTATTAAACAGGCTGATGTTAATTTATTAGCCTATCCGCTGAAATCGATCACAGACAAATGTCAGATTGTTAAAGATTTAGCCTACTACGAAACCAGAATTCCTGATGAAGGCACACCTGCCATGACACATGCAATTTTTGCATTGTTGTATGCCAGAACGGGAAATGCTGAAAAGGCATACAAATATTTTACCGAGGCCTATCAGCCAAATCTAAATCCACCGTTCAGGGTGATTGCGGAAACTAAAGGAGGCACAAATCCATATTTTGCTACGGGTGCCGGCGGGGTTTTACAAAGTATGCTCATGGGATTCGGAGGTCTGGATATCACGAACAAAGGGATTATTCAAATTCCCAGCGTTTTACCTTCAAAATGGAAATCACTTAAAATTACGGGGGTTGGTATGGAAAAGAAAACCTTTTCTGTTGCAAATAAAAATTAA